In a single window of the Melissococcus plutonius ATCC 35311 genome:
- a CDS encoding ABC transporter ATP-binding protein produces MNEKRKTLLDVKGLKQYFNIVRSDEVKAVDDISFHIYEGETFGLVGESGSGKSTTGRSVIRLYNPTAGKIIFDGKDISKIHSKTELQEFRREIQMIFQDPYASLNPRMKVNDIIAEGIDINKLASNEKEREEKVNQLLKTVGLDPSHGTRYPHEFSGGQRQRIGIARALAVNPRFIICDEPISALDVSIQAQVVNLLQDLQRTEGLTYLFIAHDLSMVKHISDRIGVMYGGKLLEMGSSDDVYNLGVHPYTESLLSAIPLPDPDYERARTRIVYKPQIKENKEYKLREITPEHYVYCSEDEVSLYHKKIEEKMKTKNNEQMI; encoded by the coding sequence ATGAATGAAAAAAGAAAAACACTCCTAGATGTTAAGGGATTAAAACAATATTTTAATATTGTACGTTCAGATGAGGTTAAGGCTGTTGATGACATCAGTTTTCATATTTATGAAGGGGAAACATTTGGCTTGGTTGGTGAATCTGGTAGTGGAAAATCTACTACTGGACGTAGTGTGATTCGTTTATATAATCCAACTGCTGGAAAAATCATTTTTGATGGAAAAGATATTAGTAAAATTCATTCAAAAACAGAATTACAAGAATTTAGAAGAGAAATCCAAATGATTTTTCAAGATCCTTATGCTTCATTAAATCCACGGATGAAAGTAAATGATATCATTGCTGAAGGAATTGATATTAATAAATTAGCCAGTAATGAAAAAGAACGTGAAGAAAAGGTAAATCAATTATTAAAAACTGTTGGACTTGATCCAAGTCATGGTACACGTTATCCACATGAATTTTCAGGTGGTCAAAGACAACGGATTGGCATCGCTCGGGCTTTAGCTGTTAATCCACGTTTTATTATTTGTGATGAACCGATTTCAGCATTAGATGTTTCTATTCAGGCTCAGGTAGTTAATTTACTTCAAGATTTGCAAAGAACAGAAGGGCTAACTTATCTATTTATTGCTCATGACTTATCAATGGTGAAACATATTAGTGATCGTATTGGTGTAATGTATGGTGGAAAATTATTAGAAATGGGCTCAAGTGATGATGTTTATAATCTAGGTGTCCATCCGTATACAGAAAGCTTGTTATCGGCCATTCCCCTACCTGATCCGGATTATGAACGGGCACGGACACGAATTGTTTATAAACCACAAATAAAAGAGAATAAGGAATATAAATTAAGAGAAATTACACCTGAGCATTATGTCTATTGCTCTGAAGACGAAGTTTCCTTGTATCATAAAAAAATTGAAGAAAAAATGAAAACAAAAAACAATGAACAAATGATCTAA
- the infC gene encoding translation initiation factor IF-3, with protein sequence MTIAKDMMVNDGIRARELRLIGQNGEQLGVISKVDALKQAEAANLDLVLVAPGAKPPVARIMDYGKFHFEQQKKEREARKKQKVINVKEVRLSPTIDLNDFNTKLRNARKFLEKGDKVKASIRFKGRAITHKEIGQEVLDRLAKETADIATVEQKAKMDGRSMFLTLSPKNDK encoded by the coding sequence ATGACCATAGCAAAGGATATGATGGTAAATGACGGTATTCGTGCGCGTGAGTTACGTTTGATCGGACAAAATGGTGAACAGTTGGGTGTAATATCTAAAGTAGATGCATTAAAACAAGCAGAAGCAGCTAATTTAGATTTAGTTCTAGTTGCTCCAGGAGCAAAACCACCTGTTGCTCGAATAATGGATTACGGAAAATTTCATTTTGAACAACAGAAAAAAGAACGAGAAGCACGCAAAAAACAAAAAGTGATCAACGTAAAAGAGGTACGTTTAAGTCCTACTATTGATTTAAATGACTTTAATACAAAACTTCGTAATGCACGTAAATTTTTGGAAAAAGGGGATAAAGTTAAAGCTTCTATTCGCTTTAAAGGCCGTGCTATTACCCATAAAGAAATTGGTCAGGAAGTTCTTGATCGCTTAGCTAAAGAAACTGCAGATATTGCAACAGTAGAGCAAAAAGCGAAAATGGATGGTCGTAGTATGTTTTTAACACTATCACCAAAAAATGATAAATAA
- the rpmI gene encoding 50S ribosomal protein L35 produces the protein MPKQKTHRGSVKRFKRTGKGGLKRFRAFTSHRFHGKTKKQRRQLRKASMVSTGDYKRIRQQLAKMK, from the coding sequence ATGCCAAAACAAAAAACACACCGTGGATCAGTAAAACGTTTCAAACGTACTGGTAAAGGTGGTTTAAAAAGATTTCGTGCATTTACAAGTCACCGTTTTCATGGCAAAACCAAAAAGCAACGTCGTCAATTACGTAAGGCAAGTATGGTTTCAACAGGCGATTACAAACGTATCCGTCAACAACTAGCAAAAATGAAATAA
- the rplT gene encoding 50S ribosomal protein L20, with translation MARVKGGTVSRKRRKKILKLAKGYYGSKHTLFKSAKEQVMNSYYYAFRDRRQKKRDFRKLWIARINAAARMNGLSYSKLMHGLKLAEIDINRKMLADLAVNDATAFTVLADQAKEALSK, from the coding sequence ATGGCACGTGTTAAAGGTGGAACTGTAAGCCGTAAACGTCGTAAAAAAATCCTTAAATTAGCAAAAGGCTATTATGGATCAAAACATACATTATTCAAATCAGCAAAAGAACAAGTAATGAATTCATATTACTATGCATTTAGAGATCGTCGTCAGAAAAAACGTGATTTCAGAAAACTTTGGATTGCTCGTATTAATGCAGCTGCTCGTATGAATGGATTGAGCTATTCAAAATTAATGCATGGCTTAAAATTAGCTGAAATTGATATTAATCGTAAAATGTTAGCTGATTTAGCTGTTAATGATGCTACGGCCTTCACTGTATTGGCTGACCAAGCAAAAGAAGCATTGAGTAAATAA
- the sapR gene encoding two-component system response regulator SapR, protein MVKIMIVEDETTIRELIAEELKKWQFTVFSTINFQNVLENFEEEKPQLLLLDINLPVFDGYYWCQKIRKQSNIPIIFISSRNTNMDMIMAMNMGADDFVTKPFQMDVLIAKINALIRRTYNYSEVSSEKISHNGITLNIDNGSMEINGQVIDLSKNEYRLLYILMKKNGKILTREKLLRALWEDERFVDDNTLTVNINRIRRKIEQAGIKGYIETKVGQGYIVP, encoded by the coding sequence ATGGTAAAAATAATGATTGTAGAAGACGAAACAACGATTCGTGAATTAATTGCTGAAGAATTAAAAAAATGGCAATTTACAGTTTTTAGTACAATAAATTTTCAAAACGTACTAGAAAACTTTGAAGAAGAAAAACCACAATTACTTCTTTTAGATATTAATCTACCAGTTTTTGATGGTTATTATTGGTGCCAAAAAATTCGCAAGCAATCAAATATACCAATTATTTTCATTTCTAGTAGAAATACAAATATGGACATGATTATGGCGATGAATATGGGAGCAGATGATTTTGTCACTAAACCTTTTCAAATGGATGTATTGATTGCTAAAATTAATGCATTAATACGTCGTACTTATAATTATTCAGAAGTAAGCAGTGAGAAGATATCACATAATGGTATTACTTTAAATATAGATAATGGTAGTATGGAGATTAATGGTCAGGTTATTGATTTAAGTAAGAATGAATATCGATTGCTTTATATTTTAATGAAAAAGAATGGAAAAATCTTAACAAGGGAGAAATTACTTCGTGCTTTATGGGAAGATGAGCGGTTTGTTGATGATAATACACTGACAGTTAACATTAATCGTATCAGAAGAAAAATTGAACAAGCAGGTATCAAAGGATACATTGAAACAAAGGTAGGACAAGGCTACATCGTTCCATAG
- the sapS gene encoding two-component system sensor histidine kinase SapS: MNGWKYLKDHWLFLVSWLFFILLTSFILWLSPTTNFDFSTMSYLFLLSGLFLGVFLVIGYSLKIRWWKVFDTKEQPPSLQEYLTIATKEEEKIIQAYINDLLLEYQQTMQQFINNQQEQKEYIDTWVHEIKVPLSAVMLILQSVEEEIPEKKYYQLENELKKIEEYVEQVLYYARLDNFSKDYLVQEYSLKTIVQSVVRNQMNYFIQKNIQFSIIGEDQMVLTDTKWVTFIFQQLLSNALKYTPNAGKIIVEIDHKHSVICLSLKDTGIGIPIEDQRRIFDKGFTGKNGRLGKQHSTGLGLYLAKNLAEKLGHQLTVESTVGEGTTMKLFFPFLSYFGEDRKNF; encoded by the coding sequence ATGAACGGTTGGAAATATTTAAAAGATCATTGGTTGTTTTTGGTCAGCTGGCTATTTTTTATTTTGTTGACTAGTTTTATTTTATGGCTCTCTCCAACAACGAACTTTGATTTTTCAACAATGAGTTATCTATTTTTACTTAGTGGCTTATTTTTAGGTGTATTTTTAGTCATTGGTTATTCTTTAAAAATACGTTGGTGGAAAGTATTTGATACAAAGGAACAACCACCTTCCTTGCAAGAATATCTAACGATTGCTACAAAGGAAGAAGAAAAAATTATACAAGCATATATTAATGACCTGTTACTTGAGTATCAACAAACAATGCAGCAATTCATTAACAATCAACAAGAGCAAAAAGAATACATTGATACTTGGGTTCATGAGATCAAGGTGCCTTTATCTGCAGTTATGTTAATTTTACAGTCTGTTGAAGAAGAAATTCCTGAAAAAAAATATTATCAATTAGAAAATGAATTAAAAAAAATTGAAGAATATGTAGAACAAGTTCTCTATTATGCTCGTTTAGATAATTTCTCAAAGGATTATTTGGTCCAAGAGTATTCGCTGAAAACAATTGTGCAATCAGTAGTACGAAATCAGATGAATTACTTTATTCAAAAAAATATACAATTTTCTATCATAGGCGAGGACCAGATGGTTTTAACAGATACAAAGTGGGTAACGTTCATTTTTCAACAGTTACTTAGCAATGCACTTAAGTATACACCAAATGCTGGTAAAATAATCGTTGAAATTGATCATAAACACTCAGTTATCTGTTTATCACTTAAAGATACAGGAATAGGAATTCCTATAGAGGATCAAAGAAGAATTTTTGATAAGGGATTTACAGGTAAAAATGGTAGATTAGGGAAACAACATTCAACGGGTCTAGGATTATATTTGGCAAAAAATTTAGCTGAGAAATTAGGACACCAATTAACAGTTGAATCGACAGTCGGAGAGGGAACAACAATGAAATTATTTTTTCCATTTCTGAGTTATTTTGGTGAAGACAGAAAGAATTTTTGA
- the metG gene encoding methionine--tRNA ligase yields the protein MTKGTFYITTPIYYPSGKLHIGNAYTTVACDAMARYKRLMGFDVFYLTGVDEHGQKIEKKAEELEISPQTYVDQMANDIQDLWQTLDISYDKFIRTTDDYHKEAVQKIFDRLVEQGDIYLGEYQGWYSVSDEEYFTETQLAEVYKDEEGNVIGGKAPSGHEVELVKEESYFLRMSKYSDRLLDYYNEHPEFIQPEFRKNEMINNFIKPGLEDLAVSRTSFSWGIPLKNDPKHVVYVWIDALSNYITALGYNSSDNHLFEKYWPANVQVVGKEIMRFHTIYWPIMLMALDLPLPKKIFGHGWLLMKDGKMSKSKGNVIYPEVLVERYGLDAFRYYLLRAIPFGSDGVFTPEDFLSHINYDLANDLGNLLNRTIAMVNKYCQGNVPAYASKVTPFDSELSTTAANVISRYHEAMEKMEFNTAITEIWVLVSRANKYIDETAPWILAKDETKENELNSVMVHLAESLRIVAILLQPIMTKIPQKIFEQLGLDPNMMKMQEIHFGEFPIGTKVVGKGVPLFPRLDMEEEVAYIKQKMTPNMVQPTHEEEATKWDPSRTKLTSVKEKEIIYDDFDKVELKVAEVIACQKVKKSNKLLQFRLDAGDEQDRQILSGLAEYYPEPSELIGKKVVIVANLAPRKMCGQISQGMILSAESPKGDIQLVEAPHEMPNGAIIA from the coding sequence ATGACAAAGGGAACATTTTATATCACTACACCGATCTATTATCCTAGTGGAAAATTACATATTGGTAATGCATATACAACGGTTGCTTGTGATGCTATGGCACGCTACAAACGTCTAATGGGTTTTGATGTATTCTATCTAACAGGTGTAGATGAACATGGTCAAAAAATTGAAAAAAAAGCAGAAGAATTAGAAATAAGCCCACAAACCTATGTAGATCAAATGGCTAACGATATTCAAGATTTATGGCAAACATTAGATATTAGTTATGATAAATTTATTCGAACAACAGATGATTATCATAAAGAAGCTGTTCAAAAAATTTTTGATCGTCTGGTTGAGCAAGGAGACATTTACTTAGGCGAATATCAAGGTTGGTATTCCGTTTCTGATGAGGAATATTTTACAGAAACACAGTTGGCTGAAGTTTACAAAGATGAAGAAGGGAATGTTATTGGAGGAAAAGCTCCAAGTGGACATGAAGTAGAATTAGTTAAAGAAGAGTCTTATTTCTTGCGTATGAGTAAATATTCAGATCGATTATTGGATTATTATAATGAGCATCCTGAATTTATTCAGCCAGAATTCAGAAAAAATGAAATGATTAATAATTTCATTAAACCTGGTTTAGAAGATTTAGCTGTTTCAAGAACGAGTTTTTCTTGGGGAATCCCATTAAAAAATGATCCTAAACATGTTGTTTATGTTTGGATTGATGCATTGTCTAATTATATTACAGCTTTAGGCTATAATAGCTCAGATAACCATTTATTTGAAAAATACTGGCCAGCAAATGTGCAAGTTGTTGGTAAAGAAATTATGCGTTTTCATACCATTTACTGGCCAATTATGTTGATGGCTTTAGATTTACCATTACCTAAAAAAATCTTTGGACATGGTTGGTTATTAATGAAAGACGGCAAAATGTCAAAATCAAAAGGTAATGTTATTTATCCTGAGGTACTTGTTGAACGTTACGGATTAGATGCCTTTCGTTACTATTTATTAAGAGCTATCCCTTTCGGTAGTGATGGGGTATTTACGCCTGAAGATTTTCTTTCTCATATTAATTATGATTTAGCAAATGATTTAGGAAATTTACTAAATCGTACTATTGCTATGGTTAATAAATATTGCCAGGGAAATGTACCAGCTTATGCTTCAAAAGTAACACCATTTGACAGTGAATTATCAACAACTGCTGCAAACGTCATTAGTCGTTACCATGAAGCAATGGAAAAAATGGAATTCAATACAGCGATTACTGAGATTTGGGTATTAGTTTCTCGGGCGAATAAATATATTGATGAGACAGCTCCCTGGATTTTAGCTAAGGATGAAACCAAGGAAAATGAACTCAATAGTGTCATGGTTCATTTAGCAGAGAGTTTACGTATTGTTGCCATTTTATTGCAACCAATCATGACAAAAATTCCTCAAAAGATATTTGAACAACTTGGATTGGACCCGAATATGATGAAAATGCAGGAGATTCATTTTGGCGAATTCCCTATTGGAACTAAGGTAGTTGGCAAGGGTGTTCCCCTATTTCCTCGTCTAGACATGGAAGAAGAGGTAGCATATATTAAGCAAAAAATGACGCCTAACATGGTTCAACCAACTCATGAAGAAGAAGCTACTAAATGGGATCCATCTCGGACAAAACTTACTTCGGTTAAGGAAAAAGAAATTATATATGATGATTTTGATAAAGTAGAATTAAAGGTAGCAGAAGTCATTGCCTGTCAAAAAGTAAAAAAATCAAATAAATTACTTCAATTTCGATTAGATGCTGGCGACGAGCAAGATCGACAAATTCTTTCTGGACTAGCAGAATATTATCCTGAACCAAGCGAGCTAATTGGTAAAAAGGTTGTTATTGTTGCAAATCTAGCACCTAGAAAAATGTGTGGACAAATTAGTCAAGGAATGATTCTTTCAGCCGAATCACCAAAGGGAGATATTCAATTAGTTGAAGCACCTCATGAAATGCCAAATGGCGCAATCATTGCTTGA
- a CDS encoding TatD family hydrolase, translating into MIFDSLTNLNTEQFENDLVETIQRAEDMAVKEMAVVGFDEPTIKKSIELSDNYENIYSIIGWHPTEAGQYTEAIEINIQKLLELQKVVAVGEIGLDYYWMKDPKEIQEKVFRRQIAIAREMNLPICVHTRDALEDTYAILKDEQISKIGGVMHTFSGDVEWMEKFLDLGMHISFSGVVTFKKALDVQSAATMVPLDRFLVETDAPYLTPVPYRGKRNEPGYTRYVVEKIAELKGLPFEVIAEKSTENAHKLFRINK; encoded by the coding sequence ATGATTTTTGATTCACTTACAAACTTAAATACAGAACAATTTGAAAATGATTTAGTAGAAACTATCCAACGTGCAGAAGACATGGCTGTAAAAGAAATGGCTGTTGTTGGATTTGATGAACCGACAATTAAAAAATCGATTGAATTAAGTGATAATTATGAAAATATTTATAGTATCATTGGCTGGCACCCAACGGAAGCTGGTCAGTATACTGAAGCAATTGAAATAAATATCCAAAAATTATTAGAACTTCAAAAGGTGGTTGCAGTTGGTGAGATTGGCTTGGACTACTATTGGATGAAGGACCCAAAGGAAATTCAGGAGAAAGTATTTAGACGTCAAATTGCTATTGCTAGAGAGATGAACTTACCAATTTGTGTACATACACGTGATGCCCTGGAAGATACATATGCTATTTTGAAAGATGAACAAATTAGTAAAATTGGTGGCGTTATGCATACATTTAGTGGAGACGTCGAATGGATGGAAAAATTTTTAGATTTGGGAATGCATATATCCTTTAGTGGTGTTGTTACCTTTAAGAAAGCTTTAGATGTTCAATCAGCAGCAACAATGGTTCCTTTAGATCGTTTTTTAGTTGAAACAGATGCTCCTTATTTAACACCAGTTCCCTATAGAGGAAAACGAAATGAACCAGGTTATACACGCTATGTTGTTGAAAAGATTGCTGAATTAAAGGGTTTGCCTTTTGAAGTCATTGCAGAAAAAAGCACAGAAAATGCTCACAAGCTATTTAGGATAAATAAATGA
- the rnmV gene encoding ribonuclease M5, with the protein MKRKMKINEIIIVEGKDDTRRIQEVVDADTIETIGSAINQEILTRISHAQEKRGVIVFTDPDYSGEKIRKIIMEIVPNAKHAFLPRKLARPKKPGKSLGVEHASDAAIIDALKRVVTPIYEKDDYQEITKQELINYQLITGKGAKKRRECLGEILVIGYTNGKQLEKRLKMFRITSAELKEAMQKWRNSIE; encoded by the coding sequence ATGAAAAGAAAAATGAAAATTAATGAAATTATTATCGTCGAAGGTAAAGATGACACAAGAAGAATACAGGAAGTAGTTGACGCAGATACCATTGAAACGATTGGATCAGCAATCAATCAGGAAATTTTAACAAGAATCAGTCATGCACAAGAAAAACGAGGAGTAATTGTTTTTACCGATCCAGATTATTCGGGTGAGAAAATTCGTAAAATAATTATGGAAATTGTGCCAAATGCTAAGCATGCTTTTCTACCTAGAAAATTAGCAAGACCAAAAAAACCAGGAAAAAGTTTAGGAGTTGAACATGCTAGTGACGCAGCAATTATAGATGCGTTAAAACGGGTAGTTACACCTATTTATGAAAAAGATGATTATCAAGAAATTACTAAACAAGAATTGATTAATTACCAACTAATAACTGGCAAGGGTGCTAAAAAAAGACGTGAATGTCTAGGTGAAATTTTAGTAATTGGCTATACAAATGGTAAACAATTAGAAAAAAGGTTAAAGATGTTTAGAATAACATCAGCTGAATTAAAAGAAGCAATGCAAAAGTGGAGGAATTCTATTGAATGA
- the rsmA gene encoding 16S rRNA (adenine(1518)-N(6)/adenine(1519)-N(6))-dimethyltransferase RsmA, with protein sequence MNEYKEIATPSRTKEILKKYDFSLKKSLGQNFLTEPNILKKIVATANLTKEVNVIEVGPGIGALTEQLAQQAGQVLAFEIDHNLIRILADTLQPYNNITIVNQDVLKTDLVKETQAVFQQAYPIKIVANLPYYITTPILMYFLQSDLIVEEMVVMMQKEVADRISAKPGTKAYGSLSIAVQYFMEATIAFIVPKTVFVPQPNVDSAVIKLTRRSKPIVDVINEKEFFKLTRAAFQLRRKTLWNNLLHFYGKEESTKQWLIKSLEQAEIVASRRGETLSLAEFARLSNSLIINRS encoded by the coding sequence TTGAATGAATATAAAGAAATTGCGACCCCTTCTCGAACAAAAGAAATACTAAAAAAATATGACTTTTCATTAAAAAAAAGTCTTGGTCAAAATTTTTTAACTGAACCAAATATACTAAAAAAAATTGTCGCAACAGCTAATTTAACTAAAGAAGTCAACGTTATTGAGGTTGGACCAGGTATTGGTGCATTGACTGAACAACTAGCACAACAAGCTGGACAGGTATTGGCTTTTGAAATTGATCATAACTTGATTAGAATTTTGGCAGATACATTACAGCCCTACAATAATATAACGATTGTTAATCAGGATGTATTAAAAACCGATTTAGTGAAAGAAACACAAGCAGTATTTCAGCAGGCTTATCCTATCAAAATTGTGGCTAATTTACCTTATTATATTACAACTCCTATTTTGATGTATTTCTTACAATCTGATTTGATTGTAGAAGAAATGGTTGTTATGATGCAAAAAGAAGTAGCCGATCGAATTTCTGCTAAACCAGGAACTAAGGCTTACGGTTCACTGTCTATTGCTGTTCAGTATTTTATGGAAGCGACCATTGCATTTATTGTTCCAAAAACGGTATTTGTTCCTCAGCCAAATGTTGACTCAGCAGTTATCAAACTCACAAGACGATCAAAACCAATTGTTGATGTAATAAATGAAAAAGAATTTTTTAAATTAACAAGAGCAGCTTTTCAATTGCGTCGTAAAACATTATGGAATAATCTACTCCATTTTTATGGAAAAGAGGAATCAACAAAACAATGGTTAATAAAAAGTCTTGAACAAGCTGAAATTGTTGCTTCTAGACGTGGGGAAACTTTATCTTTAGCTGAATTTGCTCGTCTGAGCAACTCATTAATAATCAATCGTTCTTAA
- a CDS encoding ABC transporter ATP-binding protein, which yields MVKMALTHVYKKYDNAENYSVTDFNLTIADREFIVFVGPSGCGKSTTLRMIAGLEDITKGELSIGDKVVNDVAPKDRDIAMVFQNYALYPHMTVFDNMAFGLKLRKYDKTEIKKRVENAADILGLTEYLKRKPAALSGGQRQRVALGRAIVRDAKVFLMDEPLSNLDAKLRVAMRAEIAKLHQRLETTTIYVTHDQTEAMTMADRIVIMKEGIIQQIGTPKEVYNSPTNVFVAGFIGSPAMNFFTVTLNNGIIQDGQGLKLAIPAGKNKLLVQKGYEGKKLIFGIRPEDIHGEQIALDTMPDAVVNSEVVVSELSGAETMLYTKIGDIEFISKVDARDYHNPGEMVDLAFNISKGHFFDPETEAVITTE from the coding sequence ATGGTAAAAATGGCTTTAACTCATGTCTATAAAAAATATGATAATGCAGAAAATTACTCTGTCACAGATTTTAATCTCACGATTGCTGATCGTGAATTTATTGTATTCGTTGGCCCTTCAGGTTGTGGAAAATCAACCACCTTACGAATGATTGCTGGGTTAGAAGATATTACAAAAGGTGAACTGAGCATTGGAGATAAGGTTGTCAATGACGTAGCACCTAAAGATCGTGACATTGCAATGGTTTTTCAAAATTATGCGCTCTACCCACATATGACAGTATTTGACAATATGGCATTTGGTTTAAAATTAAGGAAATATGATAAAACAGAAATAAAAAAACGTGTAGAAAATGCTGCAGACATCTTAGGTTTAACAGAATACTTAAAACGCAAACCAGCTGCACTCTCTGGTGGACAACGTCAACGTGTTGCCTTGGGACGTGCAATAGTCCGTGATGCAAAGGTCTTTCTAATGGATGAACCCTTATCTAATCTAGATGCAAAATTACGGGTAGCAATGAGAGCAGAAATAGCAAAATTACATCAACGATTAGAAACCACAACTATTTATGTCACACATGATCAAACAGAAGCAATGACCATGGCCGATCGAATTGTTATTATGAAAGAAGGAATTATTCAACAAATTGGTACACCAAAAGAAGTTTATAATTCACCCACAAATGTTTTTGTTGCTGGTTTTATTGGTTCACCAGCTATGAACTTCTTCACAGTTACATTAAATAACGGCATTATCCAAGATGGACAGGGATTGAAATTAGCCATTCCGGCTGGTAAAAATAAATTATTGGTTCAAAAAGGTTATGAAGGAAAAAAACTAATTTTTGGAATTCGTCCAGAAGATATTCATGGAGAACAAATTGCCTTAGATACCATGCCAGACGCAGTCGTAAATTCTGAGGTTGTTGTTTCTGAATTATCGGGTGCAGAAACCATGCTTTATACAAAAATTGGTGATATTGAATTTATTTCAAAAGTCGATGCACGTGATTACCACAATCCAGGTGAAATGGTTGATTTAGCCTTTAATATTAGTAAGGGACATTTTTTTGATCCAGAAACTGAGGCAGTCATTACTACTGAATAG
- the mgsA gene encoding methylglyoxal synthase — MKIALIAHDRKKDLMLKLVTAYKEILKDHNLYATGTTGQKIIETTGLSVHRFNPGPLGGDQQIGAMISEDNLDLIIFLRDPLAAQPHEPDVNALIRLSDVYEIPLATNIGTAEVLLRGLQAGFVNFREIIHENDNRPIAF; from the coding sequence ATGAAAATTGCTTTAATTGCACATGACCGTAAGAAAGATTTGATGCTAAAATTAGTAACAGCCTATAAAGAAATTTTAAAAGATCATAACTTATATGCAACAGGAACAACGGGACAAAAAATTATTGAAACGACTGGGCTTTCTGTTCATCGTTTTAATCCTGGCCCCTTAGGTGGTGATCAACAGATTGGTGCAATGATTTCTGAAGACAATCTAGATTTAATTATTTTTTTGCGAGATCCATTAGCTGCGCAACCTCACGAACCAGATGTAAATGCATTGATCCGATTAAGTGATGTGTATGAAATACCTTTAGCTACCAATATTGGTACAGCAGAAGTTTTATTGAGAGGATTACAGGCAGGTTTTGTTAATTTTAGAGAGATTATCCATGAAAATGATAATCGTCCAATCGCTTTTTAA
- a CDS encoding folate family ECF transporter S component: MLKKKSRLETRMVTLLGLLIALMVIFSRFITYETQFLKVGLTFIPETLTAMLFGPFWTGISLAVADIVGMLLFPKAAYFPGFTLNAFLTGLIYGYFYYRKKITWLRTISATLVVTILIHLFLVPLWLGLMYGVDLKNFVWWVPRIIKNLIFVPIQVIITYYLGNKISSYNFLKR, from the coding sequence ATGTTAAAAAAGAAGAGTAGGTTAGAAACAAGAATGGTTACGTTACTAGGCCTGTTGATTGCCTTAATGGTCATTTTTTCTCGTTTTATTACTTATGAAACGCAGTTTTTGAAGGTCGGTCTAACGTTTATACCAGAGACATTAACCGCAATGTTGTTCGGTCCATTTTGGACAGGAATTAGTTTAGCTGTTGCAGACATTGTAGGTATGTTATTATTTCCAAAAGCTGCCTATTTTCCTGGTTTTACCTTAAATGCGTTTTTAACTGGTCTGATTTATGGTTATTTTTATTATAGAAAAAAAATAACCTGGTTACGCACTATTTCAGCTACACTAGTAGTAACGATTCTTATTCATTTATTCTTAGTGCCTTTATGGTTAGGATTAATGTATGGTGTAGATCTGAAAAATTTTGTTTGGTGGGTGCCTAGAATAATTAAAAATCTTATTTTTGTACCAATACAAGTTATAATAACGTATTATCTAGGAAATAAAATTTCTTCCTATAACTTTTTAAAACGATAA